One segment of Nothobranchius furzeri strain GRZ-AD chromosome 13, NfurGRZ-RIMD1, whole genome shotgun sequence DNA contains the following:
- the mab21l1 gene encoding putative nucleotidyltransferase MAB21L1 — MIAAQAKLVYHLNKYYNEKCQSRKAAISKTIREVCKVVSDVLKEVEVQEPRFISSLSEMDNRFEGLEVISPTEFEVVLYLNQMGVFNFVDDGSLPGCAVLKLSDGRKRSMSLWVEFITASGYLSARKIRSRFQTLVAQAVDKCSYRDVVKMVADTSEVKLRIRDRYVVQITPAFKCTGIWPRSAAHWPLPHIPWPGPNRVAEVKAEGFNLLSKECYSLNGKQSSAESDAWVLQFAEAENRLLLGGCRKKCLSVLKALRDRHLELPGQPLNNYHMKTLVSYECEKHPRESDWDENCLGDRLNGILLQLISCLQCRRCPHYFLPNLDLFQGKPHSALENAAKQTWRLAREILTNPKSLEKL; from the coding sequence ATGATAGCCGCGCAGGCAAAGTTGGTTTATCACCTCAACAAATACTACAACGAGAAATGTCAGTCTCGGAAGGCGGCCATCTCCAAAACCATCCGAGAGGTGTGCAAGGTGGTGTCGGATGTCCTGAAGGAGGTGGAGGTGCAGGAACCGCGCTTCATCAGCTCTCTCAGCGAAATGGATAACCGCTTCGAGGGACTGGAGGTGATTTCCCCTACGGAGTTTGAGGTCGTGCTCTATCTGAATCAGATGGGGGTGTTCAACTTCGTGGATGACGGCTCTCTCCCGGGCTGCGCCGTCCTCAAGCTCAGCGACGGCCGCAAGAGGAGCATGTCGCTCTGGGTAGAGTTCATCACAGCCTCCGGGTACCTCTCTGCGCGCAAGATCCGCTCGAGGTTCCAGACGCTGGTGGCGCAGGCTGTAGATAAATGCAGCTACAGAGATGTCGTCAAGATGGTCGCTGACACGAGTGAGGTGAAGCTGCGCATCAGAGACAGATACGTGGTGCAGATCACCCCGGCGTTCAAGTGCACCGGCATCTGGCCGCGGAGCGCAGCGCACTGGCCTCTGCCTCACATCCCCTGGCCCGGACCGAACCGGGTGGCTGAAGTCAAAGCGGAAGGTTTCAATCTTTTATCCAAAGAGTGCTACTCCCTAAACGGGaagcagagctcggcagagagCGACGCTTGGGTGCTGCAGTTCGCCGAGGCCGAGAACCGGCTCCTGTTGGGCGGATGCAGGAAGAAGTGTTTGTCTGTGCTGAAAGCGCTACGGGACCGGCACCTGGAGCTTCCCGGACAGCCTCTGAACAACTACCACATGAAGACTTTAGTTTCCTACGAGTGTGAGAAACATCCCAGGGAGTCGGACTGGGACGAAAACTGCCTCGGCGACCGCCTGAACGGGATTCTATTGCAGCTAATCTCGTGTTTGCAGTGCAGGAGGTGCCCGCATTATTTCCTGCCTAATTTAGACCTGTTTCAAGGAAAGCCGCATTCCGCTCTGGAGAACGCAGCCAAACAGACTTGGCGACTGGCAAGAGAAATACTGACCAACCCCAAAAGCTTGGAGAAACTCTGA